A single genomic interval of Candidatus Methylomirabilota bacterium harbors:
- a CDS encoding cupin domain-containing protein, with product MIKPIRRIVTGHNARGRSMIASDGPSPHVVTLPGRTDFALTDLWVTDAAPASNAGRADAARRRMTLEPPGLGTIFRVVEFPPDAAPGGFDREAAFRAMGAGHALDPDASRHPGMHKTDTVDYAIVLSGEIWALMDEGETLMRAGDTLVQRGTNHAWSNRSDQPCLVAFILVRARPLGGKPGAKPVKRAAARGGRGSPSARRSRRTTARPRRTPRPR from the coding sequence ATGATCAAGCCGATTCGACGGATCGTGACCGGACACAACGCGCGGGGGCGCTCCATGATCGCCAGCGACGGGCCCTCGCCCCACGTGGTCACCCTGCCGGGGCGGACCGACTTCGCGCTGACCGACCTGTGGGTGACCGACGCCGCCCCCGCCTCCAACGCGGGCCGCGCCGACGCGGCCAGGCGGCGGATGACGCTGGAGCCGCCGGGCCTGGGCACCATCTTCAGAGTCGTGGAGTTCCCGCCCGACGCGGCGCCGGGCGGCTTCGATCGCGAGGCCGCCTTTCGCGCGATGGGCGCCGGCCACGCCCTGGACCCGGACGCCTCCCGGCATCCCGGCATGCACAAGACCGACACGGTGGACTACGCCATCGTGCTCTCCGGGGAGATCTGGGCGCTGATGGACGAGGGCGAGACGCTGATGCGGGCCGGCGACACGCTCGTGCAGCGCGGCACCAATCACGCGTGGAGCAACCGCAGCGATCAGCCCTGCCTGGTGGCCTTCATCCTGGTGCGCGCGCGGCCGCTGGGCGGCAAGCCGGGCGCGAAGCCGGTCAAGCGCGCAGCAGCCCGCGGCGGGCGAGGCTCGCCATCAGCGCGCCGGTCCCGAAGGACCACGGCTCGGCCGCGTCGCACGCCACGACCTCGTTGA